In one window of Harpia harpyja isolate bHarHar1 chromosome 11, bHarHar1 primary haplotype, whole genome shotgun sequence DNA:
- the METTL18 gene encoding histidine protein methyltransferase 1 homolog, whose product MAFRFNFCIDENESSEPEAHDKMCFPKRKLDSIEKSKQTPDTAADPSPRLGTEKHQEEMLSKTKFCFKAAKEHSIPEDLDKVLENKVMETVSGLYYIKMSVVEMMCLDGADREGIVSKSVSSHSDLIPGVYEGGLKIWECTFDLIDYFSEAKIQFTNKTVLDLGCGAGLLGIVALRGKAEKVHFQDYNSTVIDEITLPNAVANCTNKGSRMGSGDNRTTSKPPSKRPRNAECLPDVLTKCRFFSGEWSEVSWLLLSSNKPFSKYDIILTSETIYNPDYYSALHDTLAQLLDKNGRVYLASKAHYFGVGGGIYLFEKFIEERNVFRTSIVKIIDKGLQRCIMEMAFKDSS is encoded by the coding sequence ATGGCTTTTCGATTTAATTTTTGTATTGATGAAAATGAAAGCAGTGAACCAGAGGCTCATGACAAGATGTGCTTTCCAAAACGCAAGCTGGACTCCATAGAAAAGAGCAAGCAAACCCCTGATACAGCAGCAGACCCCAGCCCGAGGCTGGGAACTGAGAAGCACCAAGAGGAAATGCTGTCAAAGACAAAGTTCTGCTTTAAAGCTGCCAAAGAGCACAGCATACCCGAAGATCTCGACAAAGTATTGGAAAATAAAGTGATGGAAACAGTATCAGGCCTGTATTACATCAAGATGTCTGTAGTGGAAATGATGTGTTTGGATGGAGCCGACAGAGAAGGCATCGTGTCCAAAAGCGTTTCTTCTCACTCTGACCTCATTCCAGGAGTCTATGAGGGAGGACTGAAAATCTGGGAATGCACCTTTGATCTCATAGACTACTTTTCTGAGGCCAAAATACAGTTTACCAACAAGACTGTATTGGATCTTGGCTGCGGGGCTGGACTGCTGGGAATAGTTGCTTTAAGGGGTAAAGCTGAAAAAGTCCATTTTCAGGACTACAACAGCACAGTGATTGATGAAATAACCTTGCCTAACGCGGTGGCTAACTGTACaaacaaaggcagcaggatgggcaGTGGAGACAACAGAACAACTAGCAAGCCTCCTTCGAAGAGGCCCAGGAACGCAGAGTGCTTACCTGATGTGCTCACCAAATGCAGGTTTTTCTCTGGGGAGTGGTCTGAAGTCAGCTGGCTCCTGTTAAGCAGCAACAAACCCTTTTCAAAGTACGATATAATTCTCACCTCTGAGACCATCTATAATCCTGACTACTACAGTGCTTTGCATGATACCCTGGCTCAGCTCTTGGATAAAAATGGCCGTGTGTATTTGGCAAGCAAAGCACATTATTTTGGGGTTGGCGGTGGTATCTACCTTTTCGAGAAATTCATTGAAGAGAGAAATGTGTTTAGGACCAGCATAGTTAAAATAATTGATAAAGGACTGCAGCGATGTATTATGGAAATGGCCTTTAAAGATTCCAGTTAA
- the LOC128147606 gene encoding 14 kDa phosphohistidine phosphatase-like, which produces MAAVRDVEIDPEGTFKYILVRLQRPGGEERRDIVRGTKAAEFHNHIFEKVNPEMEKLGYECKCLGGGKIDHNSKDKKIRVFGLSTGYGKADHSVTVELLKKVYTDYEITWSDDKK; this is translated from the exons ATGGCGGCGGTGCGGGACGTTGAGATCGACCCGGAGGGCACGTTCAAGTACATCTTGGTGCGCCTGCAGCGCCCGGGCGGCGAGGAGCGGCGGGACATCGTCCGCGGCACCAAGGCGGCCGAGTTCCACA ATCatatatttgaaaaagtaaatccTGAGATGGAAAAGCTGGGATATGAGTGCAAGTGCCTTGGAGGAGGGAAAATTGATCATAATAGCAAAGACAAGAAAATTAGGGTATTTGGGCTTTCTACA GGCTATGGAAAAGCAGATCATTCGGTGACTGTAGAGTTACTGAAAAAAGTGTATACAGATTATGAAATTACATGGTCAGATGACAAGAAATAA